GATAGGTCCTTACCTAGTGcacactgctttgctttggggGTCCAGAGCCTCCCCAGGATAAACACTGCACAGATCTGTCCTTTGTTCATATTAAACCCTACCCCAAAATATGGGGtggtattttctttccactggaAGTAATACACCATTTCACCTGTATTACATCtacattacatttaaattttatgcAGGTACTTTCAAAGCAAGAagactttttaatatataatctCATATATTAAACGAACAAACGGCAGCGAATGACTCATTTTATGCCAGTACTACATCTTCTGCAACTTCACATGCATTATCACCTAGGCATTAGCTTGTTAGGAAAGAAATCCCTTAATATTTCTGCCACATCCTACCAGCAGCAACGTTACTCCAAGGGCCAAACAGAAAACCATAGGTCCGGTGAGGTCTGTCTCATTCATGATGCTGCCATCTGCAGGCTTCATTGGATTTAGAACTGTTAACGTTTTTTGCCATATATGCTCAAAATTGATCCCAAGCTCTGCAACCAGAAATTCTAGGGTTGTTAATTGCTCCCAAGAAAACAACGCTTTTACAGAAACCTATTAGGTttcacaaaaccccaaacaagcaaTTAAATTAATTGTTTCAATGAAGATAATATTGTAGTCTGTATTAGGCACAGGATGTCCCTGATACATAAGCAGTATATTTGAGAGTCAGTCCTGATTCTAAATTggaatattaatttattaaatccAATTTTAGGCAAcgaaccaaaaaaaaaaatgccctcAGCATTTTTGGgttaatatttgttttccctatatttaaaacacatataTCTAATGCCTCACTAActgaaatgttgaaaaatatgCTAATTAACAGTAACTGCAGAACTCAAAATACTCTAGAACACTGAGGACAGAGATATATATACTTTAATTCTAGCAAATCTGACAAGAGATGTGTCTTAAGACTGAACTGCCACAGGCActtaaaaatgacatttgtcCCTTAAAGGAAAGTTAATAATACTTTGTACAGTGCTgtataagctttttttttgcatttaaaagtaattactGAGGACCCCTAGAAGAGGAACAAAATTCTCCACCATTAAAGTCAATAGAAATTCTGCCATTAATTTTACTGGTGCAAAGATGTCTCTTACAACTTCTGCAGGAACACTTCAGTTTGCAAGAGAATCATCTTCCCTGAGATACCCCAGTAAGGGAAAAGTTGGGTTCAAAACTGGGTGCCAGCATTACTGAGACTGACAATGTGCCAGATTTGTTTGGAAAGCCAAGTCTTTACCTTATTCCACCAATCCATCACCTCGAGctgacccaaaccattatataaataaagttattctgtattaaaattGGTTAGATTTATGTGATACACAGCTAGGAACATCTTTGAAGCCCTGTGGATCAGAAGCAGTCGtatttcaaaatccttttcacAGGGTGAGCTGCATGTGGAGTTAAATGCTTGGAGGTCTGAGAGGTGGAGAACTAGCAGTTATCTATATCAAACAGTGTGATCTTGCTGATTTTAATGCAGTAGTAGTATCTTTTAAGCAGTAAAAACTCCACTTGCCTTCCAGGATGCAAAAGCAGGCTGAATATGCTCTTTCTACATTATGCTGAAATAATCACAAACAGATACTCcaattgttttttaatgtagcaCAAGTAGCATTAGGATGGTTCAATCATCACAAAGAATGATTCTGTTTGTGTAGTTAAATGATCAACTAATTGAagctgaaaacagctttctcaATTTCTTTCCTACTAAAACAAGTTTTTTAGCATCTTAAAACTATTAAAACTATTAAATTTATTACTAGATATGCAAAAAGGATTATTATCAGTATTTATTAATTATAGATGTTCCGATATGTGTGCAGGATAAACACGGAGTGGAAAAAATGCTTGGAAACGTGGGTGCGAATCTTACTGTTATGCTGTCATCTAGCGGTAGTAAACTATATGCTATACATGCTATCAGGCTGCATAAATCCAGGGCGAATTCAGCTGAGAAAATGTAGGTTTGGGGGCCAGGGGCTGTTGTCTGAAGCTCACATAGCCAGGCAAAAAAGctttgctgcagtttctctAGAGGTAAAGAAAACTATAGGCACCCCCAGGAACCATGCACATTGtctatggttttatttttaccttctaGCAAAGGAGGTTCCTCGTCAAATCCATCAGCGTAACTAAGATGGGAGAGAGTGTTGGGATTGTATGTTGGCTGCAAAATCTGACCTGTGTAATTCTGAGAGGACAGAAGCATTTCCGATGGGGCAAAAGCACCGGCTGGAGGTTGCTCTCCTGTCTGGCTCCTAAGAcaagaagcaaaacacagcaaaccAAGTAACTGCAATGAGCAACTTCACAACAGCTTAGAGCTGTTCACCATGTACCACGTTTTAAATCTCAAGCTATTTTCAATCTGGGGAACCTGGGCACAGTATCCATTGTGTGTAGTGAATGATGAGCTGCTGACCATGACTTTACTTCCCTTCACTGCAACTCCCTCTGAAACCAGGCAGGGCTGCTTGCCAGTTTGCAGCACACTGCAGCTTAAAGCACCCACTTCTGTGCCCAGCCAGCTCAGATACTGGCACAGTGCAGGCCCCTGGACTGGGGTGAGGGGAAAGGGAATTTAGAAGCTGTGAGGGCACCCACAAATTGAAGCACTCCTGACTTTTCCACTTAGCAGCCTGGTGACACTCCTCAGATATGTCTATATATGGCTAATGAAAGAGCCatatatacagattttttttcttttttatggaATCTGAGAAGGAGGTTACAGAATTTCTAGCAATATGTGCCCTAAAATCCACATTAATAACACGAAGCCCAGTCACTCCAATTAGGTAAACAACCTGTAACATCTGTACATATAAAAGTAGCATAAAACCCAGCCTCCTACTGCAGTCCTGTAAAAATCTCCTTAAGGGCAAAACTCTCAGAACTTCTTCCCTCAGTGTCCCTCTTCTATGGGCAGAAATCACCAATAGgtttaaaaaatgtaagaaaataatgaaataagaGTCTTCCTGTCTTTCTACTGCTACTGCTTGTATTTCTCCTCTACAACTTCCACTATATTGATTATGCAATCCTTTTTAGCATACTTACTTTCTGCTTGCACAGAGATTTTTGTTAGACCCATAATTGTTGTCACCTTCTTCCTGGTCATCTATGGTATAATTGGACTGGTAAAAGTCAATCTGAAACTGCTCAAAATTTGACATTCTGGTTGGAAAGAATATGATAAATATCAATAAAATAGGTTTTGCAACAAGCCAATATCTATGTTTTGAACTGTCctaaatttaatgaaaacagcaacCTTAAAGCCACAAACTCAAATGAATCTTTCTGCAAAAACTCATGACAATTTAGAAGTGACAAAAAAAGGACtctctattttttcttcttgtaacaaaagaaattaatcttctgTTACTGTTAATTACTATATATTAATTTACAAGTGGTATACAAGATTTTCTCTCTTGTtactgttacaaaaaaaaaggtcattttgaaagaagaaatatatcaATTAAACTATTGCTTTAAACAGTTCATTTTCCCACTTAATAAAAATGTGGCCACATCTGAATGCttagaaattagtatttttgaagcattttgcatttcaaaaacaaTTACTAATTTCAGCTATTTATGTTTTGCATTATATATGACTAtcataaaacaacagaaaaatacaaatacattcaCAGAAATCAAAGTTTCTGTTTAAGGACACTGTAGTTAGCATTATTAGGAGTAGCAGAGAAGAGTTCTCACTGGTTAGCTACATGCCTTTGAAAAGGACAGCATACTGAATAGTAACGAAATAGTAAATAgtaaagaataataaataaaatatgtcaCAGCACATGTTTCATTCCTGCTGATCCATAGTTCAACTCTGTAGCTATGGACTGATTAGACTAAGAAAGGAGCAACTtgtctgttttcccttctgtattGTGATTAACTGGATTTATAACTATCTGAATTTTGCGCACACTGGGCCCATTTCACATATCCTGCGTGTAGGCAGGACTGGTTGTCTGAATCATATATAAACAATATAAGAAATGAAGCACATTGGTTCTGTGACACATTATGTACCTTTTGGAATTGTAGAGTGTTTCAGATTGCAAAGACATTTCATTAATTCTTAGATTGGTCTAGGTGCTTCTTATGTTGTTAGCACAGCTGAATATAAATCCACAAAACAGGCTCAAAATTTGCAGGTCTACCTTCTGCACTTTGAGCAATGTCCCTGCgcattgcaggggagttgggGTAGctgacctttgaaggtccctttcaacccaaacgattctatgatcctgtgattctatgagtaaGAGTATCCACAATGACTGGCTGTGTTTCATCTCAGTATTGCTTTTATGCTGAGCCACAGCTGGAAAGGACTACACCTGCTCAGAGCAGTGCGTGGGTTCAGGGAGTCCCCGGACCACTGATGAGGTGAGGCTGTGGGGTGCTCTGGGGATTGcctggtccaaccccctgcccagTGCAGGGTCACCGACAACAGACCGCTCTGGGCCGTGTCCCATCGGGTTTTGAAAAGTCTGGCTTCATCACTTTACTCCTTCTCATCAGGTGGTTATATtcattgatgagatccccctGAGCTCTCTCCTCCCAGCTAACATTCTTAAGTGATCTAGGGAATGGTCTGAGCAGGACTTGCCTGTAAATGCATAGATACATGTATGTGTCCCACCAGTTGGATGGCATTTATGTAGTCAAATTCCTGACTGATAACCATAACCATATCCAATTTACTCAGATTTTCATGTAAGATATTAAACTCTCCTAGCATTTCCCATATTTTTGCACTTTTGCCCTCTTTTCCAACTTTCCAAAAGCCAATGGCAAAATATGCGTTTCACCTCACAGTTACTCTCACTGTTATCTCTATATTTATCAAGCACATGCTTCTTATAGGAAAGATCTTTGCAAATCTCTTTTTAAGTTAAAAGTTATAAAGATTAGTATTTCATCAAGGACCTTGAAATGCTAGAAATTGaagtttctaattttttttcccataatcAGACTTATCTGTGGGGACCTAATTCCTGCATTTATCTAGAGCATTCAAAGTAGAAGTTACTcttatgttattttattaacagCTGGCCAATCGTGCAGGATTTCCAAatttagaagagaaataatttttacattgTAAATATGAATTAATAGAAATTAATCATACTAAGCTACTTACTGTGATTTTATTTGGATTTGCACACCATTTACACATTTGTTCAATAAAGATTTTACATggaatatgttttaaaatactttagtGGGTACCTCTACCCCAACAGTTCAATTCCAGAAAGTCTTTAATGTTCTTTGCTGTCACTATAAGGAATGAAATAATTACTTAACCAGATATGCTACAAACTGCATAATGGagttcagaaaagagaaatttattttccagaagaattTGGAGTTAAGGTTACTTACTTTTTAAGATATTTGATGAAAACTCCAGTCTGTTGAATTTACATGTTGGAGAACACCTAAAATATCCTCTTGCTTCAGCAGGGATGATCTTGATGCTATTTATAAGGTTCTAAATTTGATCTTTGAACAGATgcatatgaaggaaaaaaaccccacaacctgTCAGTATCATGGCCAGCATCTGACAAGTGCTAACAATAAGCAGAAAAGGATAGAAGTCCTCAATGcaagcagaacaaaatgaacaaatgttggtccatatatatatttcaacTCAGTAATCTAGATTGTAGTTTAGAGTTTCCTTCTTAGATAGGTATTTATGAAGATCTTGGTGGACCCTCATGAGCTGAGCCATTAGATATCAAAAAGTTTTAACAATGTGTAGTAATACTTGTTAAATTAGTAGGGTAAATTCATTTACTTGGGGGTACATTTCTACCAGATGCTCCTGCAGCATGCACCACAAGATACATGCAGCCTTAGGGCCATTCGTTGGGGCTGCAAAGGGAGCTTTTGATTGATCACGTGCCTCCTGGGGCGAACACGATGCTCCCTTGGACTGCAACAGCTGAAGGAGGGAAAGTGAAGGCATCTTAGGGCCAGTCCATCTGCTGGTCCAAGGCCAGGGCCCCATTCTCCAGGCACATCCTCCTGTGCCATTGCTTCTCCAGGAGCTCTTGTCCATTTGCAAAGCAGTCTCTTGCAGCGCAGCACATACCATGACAGTATCAGGGCAAGTCTACATAAAAGACAGGGAaccctgctttgctttttgaggGCTTTTATTGAATGTGTAGGCATTAGACTAATGGTTAATTTTTTCATGCAATGCTCAGCATGGTCTCTCTTTCATTACCTGACCTGTTATGAATAAAACATTAGGAACCTCTGTTCTATAGTCCTGCCTACTGGAAAACTTGTAGCACAGCATGGATTTTGAACCAGCATTTAAACTTCAAAGGCAGCATTTCTATTTACACATGCTTTAGTATCAGATTCTTAACCAGTTCTAACAGGTACTGCCTTTTTCACTTTATTGGAAAGCTTCACAATTGGGCTGGTTAATCTAAGGAATGGGACATTAAATGGTATGTATTGTCAGGTCATTAATCTATGACTTAGGTGCATATTAGATTCTGTGAGGTTGAAGACCAAATTACTTAAGTTTCATTTGGAGGATAATCATGCCCTGTTAGTACATGACTTACAATGCTAGGAAAGAATTATAATATAGgtgcttttttaaataagaaaaaatgaagtataTCAAGTTTTCACTCCGTATATATGTCCAAAAAAAGAGCCCAGAAGTGAAGGATGGTGAGAAGTAGAAAAATATAACATTTGCATCTGGTAATTAAGGGTAATCTAACTATGGCATTTATTACAGCTATTGTTAAGCCTCCCTCATGCTCTTAGACTTCTCCCCTGCCATTTCCAGAGTAACGGTTCATGCTGCTACACCCACCAAGGTGAACTTTCAGTTTCAATTCTTAGCAAACTGCTAATGTCTATAATGTCTAGTCATCTCAGTTTAGATAATATGGTTTGATCTTGTGTATACCAAATCAGTGGGGGTATGTTATAGgattaatttctgttcttcaggaaggcaattgaaaaaaaaatttttaggGATAGAAAAAGCCTAATTTGCTAGGGTTATGCCTCTTTATTTTCATCACAAAATTGACTTGGTTACTTTTGCTACTTTCTGGTAGATAAAGTCACATGTAtgttcatatatatattaaacCACACTGtgtacaaatatatatacatgtatgcatACTGGCTCCCAGATAAGAAATGGGAATAATTATCATTCAAGGCATTTCAGAGAAGgaatttaaataaatggaaaaaaaatattatggcTGGTAGCAGTTCATTGTTGAAGAATATCTTAACAGCTGTTTAACATACTGAAGTTATTAAGAAAGCCaccagaaaatttaaaaaaaaaaaagaaaaagaattaagttGAAACTGAAACATATATATTCCTCTccatatataaaattaaaatataatacacCTTATCATACATATTATATACGAATTATACATGTATACTGCATTAATATCCATGTGCACACAGA
The window above is part of the Strigops habroptila isolate Jane chromosome 7, bStrHab1.2.pri, whole genome shotgun sequence genome. Proteins encoded here:
- the YIPF7 gene encoding protein YIPF7 encodes the protein MSNFEQFQIDFYQSNYTIDDQEEGDNNYGSNKNLCASRKSQTGEQPPAGAFAPSEMLLSSQNYTGQILQPTYNPNTLSHLSYADGFDEEPPLLEELGINFEHIWQKTLTVLNPMKPADGSIMNETDLTGPMVFCLALGVTLLLEGKVHFGYVYGMSAIGCLAMHALLNLMSVSGVSHGCVASVLGYCLLPMVILSSSAVIFSLQGTLGTLLALFIIGWCSLSASKIFTSALAMEGQQLLIAYPCALLYGLFALLMVF